One genomic window of Caenorhabditis elegans chromosome I includes the following:
- the B0207.2 gene encoding uncharacterized protein (Confirmed by transcript evidence), whose protein sequence is MAIIDLEMYNFGLYIVLLCIVGTMLACALCIANPGACANPMWYTNFCLLLHDYMQEMYPVHPDGTSSPKMTGLRAQMQRHAAQSMATSEDGTRLTVRQESRATVAMLAPAVHIMHQVWRGMAWVTDGIEEEDEDTRMSMYDKMEQGTSEETRSVSDHAMKRLSTIAETSSYILRELEEPNSEINSRNDVTL, encoded by the exons ATGGCTATTATCGATCTTGAAATGTATAATTTTGGACTATATATTGTACTTTTATGTATTgttg gaacgATGTTGGCTTGTGCACTTTGCATAGCAAATCCAGGAGCATGTGCAAATCCGATGTGGTACACGAATTTCTGTCTTTTATTACAT GATTATATGCAAGAAATGTATCCGGTTCATCCAGACGGAACATCAAGTCCAAAAATGACAGGATTACGAGCTCAAATGCAAAGGCATGCGGCACAGAGTATGGCAACATCAGAAGATGGTACAAGGTTAACAGTCAGACAAGAATCACGTGCAACTGTAGCAATGTTGGCTCCGGCTGTTCATATTATGCATCAG GTATGGCGTGGTATGGCATGGGTAACAGATggaattgaagaagaagatgaggaTACACGAATGTCGATGTATGACAAAATGGAACAG ggTACATCCGAAGAAACAAGATCCGTAAGTGATCATGCTATGAAAAGATTGTCAACAATTGCTGAGACAAGTTCCTATATTTTGCGAGAATTG GAAGAGCCAAACAGCGAGATAAACTCGCGAAACGATGTCACattatga
- the B0207.9 gene encoding G_PROTEIN_RECEP_F1_2 domain-containing protein (Confirmed by transcript evidence), translating into MAKACDADIINIKAERISKELAILYLTAGCNILLLILNITILFAIISYMKPAISEIRKQTFIIMDCILLTYIPNGIRDILGCKPELKLEKRQKDTGKTGKPGKTGKGKKASTTSKSKKSTTGRGTTKTGTMNTMGAATKSD; encoded by the exons ATGGCTAAGGCATGCGATGCGGATATTATTAATATT aaggCCGAGAGAATCAGTAAAGAATTGGCTATTTTGTATCTGACCGCTGGTTGTAATATCcttcttctcattttgaaTATCACTATTCTTTTTGCAATTATCAGTTAT atgaaaccAGCGATTTCGGAAATTCGAAAGCAGACATTCATCATTATGGATTGTATTCTTCTCACCTACATTCCAaat GGAATTCGTGATATTTTGGGGTGTAAACCAGAACTGAAGCTCGAGAAAAGACAGAAAGATActggaaaaactggaaaacccGGAAAGACTGGAAAAGGAAAGAAAGCATCGACAACttcaaaatcaaagaaatcGACGACTGGAAGAGGAACTACAAAGACTGGAACAATGAATACAATGGGAGCAGCAACTAAAAGTGATTAG
- the B0207.10 gene encoding uncharacterized protein (Confirmed by transcript evidence) produces the protein MSSSEENQFIGNVGTLKHNKEELRLNLSNDSDEDSFNNRNTIRRAKLMNSSHFVCIVMTATLLVTVCGIVLLVQIIERSRQ, from the exons aTGAGCAGCTCGGAGGAAAATCAGTTTATTGGAAATGTCGGCACACTGAAGCACAATAAAGAAG AACTACGTCTAAATTTGTCAAATGACAGTGACGAAGACTCATTCAACAATCGAAACACGATTCGCCGTGCAAAGTTGATGAACAGTTCACATTTTGTTTGCATCGTAATGACTGCAACTCTTCTCGTCACTGTTTGTGGAATTGTACTTCTTGTACAAATTATTGAACGTTCTcgccaataa
- the B0207.11 gene encoding SH2 domain-containing protein (Confirmed by transcript evidence), with amino-acid sequence MERETPKTPTPTPYTNIYAALNNKKTNDEVASKVTEELNKLKIAEEKDNKIVSREKPEMMSLNTLVEMCSAGEKPTKGKSEKDIRKKKAPVLVDDNQSYVMIGPPSEPVEPPATLSTETSKTNAIEESTVKRSEALSAYIGVATLNDAENHLTRRGEFALYHLFNPNGRLDTITEKLPLMIVYRTTTKKNRHYSIRTTCDQQFFVDCGYPNVRKHYSLNHLVKFYKTSATCEINPYDTSADSFSWWLE; translated from the exons ATGGAGAGGGAAACGCCTAAAACACCAACACCGACACCATATACCAACATTTATGCGGCTTTG aacAATAAGAAAACAAATGATGAGGTTGCTTCGAAGGTTACGGAAGAACTGAACAAATTGAAGATTGCTGAAGAAAAAGATAATAAGATTGTGTCACGTGAAAAACCAGAGATGATGAGTTTGAATACTTTAGTGGAAATGTGTAGTGCAGGAGAGAAACCGACAAagggaaaaagtgaaaaagataTAAGAAAGAAAAAGGCTCCAGTGTTGGTTGATGACAATCAGTCGTATGTTATGATTGGACCACCAag TGAACCAGTGGAACCACCTGCAACACTGTCAACTGAAACATCTAAAACCAACGCAATCGAGGAATCAACAGTCAA acGAAGTGAAGCATTGTCAGCCTACATTGGAGTTGCTACACTCAATGACGCTGAAAATCATTTGACTCGTCGTGGAGAGTTTGCACTTTATCACTTATTCAATCCAAATGGACGCCTTGATACAATCACTGAGAAGCTTCCATTGATGATTGTCTACCGTACCACAACAAAAAAGAATCGTCACTACTCGATCCGTACTACTTGTGATCAACAATTCTTTGTCGATTGTGGATATCCTAATGTTCGAAAACATTATTCGCTAAATCATCTGGTCAAGTTCTACAAA acatCAGCAACTTGTGAGATCAATCCGTATGACACTTCAGCAGACTCATTTTCTTGGTGGCTTGAATAG
- the B0207.7 gene encoding Protein kinase domain-containing protein (Confirmed by transcript evidence), with translation MSTSSSIAKPDFRTGEVISQFEIIKKLGSGGFGAVYQVRKNGFDMALKTEFVDTESDDTLKNEAHILRLLQWSPGFCRLYTAKRLTWNKQQVNIMAMSLCARPISRLRRMMPDKHFSKSTAARLSVQLLEALRDMHASGIIHRDVKGSNCGWHASSRRILLFDLGFSRKYLELDPSTNTMRHRAARKTPGFMGTSNYCSTYAHDECDQGRRDDLWAWLYSTVEMFLGSLPWNNEDKTILVSKMKKKIGKKLFFKCPREIALMYEHIRQLKFDSTPDYQMMLNHFQQMYARLEIDESEPMDFEEGSAFYEEHFLNNDTDSEEDTDDTTTDLDSYENEKSNVVTIGTESDATQEDKKLGRLAAGLNRAFSRLMPF, from the exons ATGTCAACTTCATCGTCAATTGCGAAGCCGGACTTTCGAACGGGAGAAgtaatttctcaatttgaaattattaagaaACTCGGATCCGGAGGATTTGGTGCTGTGTATCAAGTTCGAAAGAATGGATTTGATATGGCGCTGAAGACTGAATTCGTGGATACAGAAAGTGATGACacgttgaaaaatgaagctcATATTTTGAGATTACTGCAGTGGTCGCCTGGGTTTTGCCGTCTTTATACTGCTAAACGA ttGACTTGGAACAAGCAACAAGTGAACATAATGGCTATGAGCCTGTGTGCTCGTCCAATTTCAAGACTTCGAAGAATGATGCCTGACAAGCATTTTTCTAAATCCACGGCTGCTCGACTTTCTGTTCAACTTTTGGAGGCACTTCGTGACATGCATGCTTCTGGAATCATTCATCGTGATGTGAAGGGAAGCAATTGTGGATGGCATGCATCGTCTAGAAGAattcttctttttgatttGGGATTCAGCCGAAAATAT ctggaaCTAGACCCTTCTACTAACACAATGCGTCATCGAGCTGCTCGCAAAACACCAGGATTCATGGGCACCAGCAATTACTGTAGCACGTATGCACATGATGAATGTGATCAGGGAAGACGAGATGATTTGTGGGCGTGGCTTTACTCAACTGTTGAAATGTTCCTT ggaAGCCTTCCATGGAATAACGAggataaaacaattttggttagcaagatgaagaaaaagattggcaaaaaattatttttcaaatgtccaCGCGAGATTGCTCTTATGTATGAACATATTCG CCAACTTAAATTTGACTCAACTCCTGACTACCAAATGATGCTCAACCATTTCCAACAAATGTATGCCCGTCTTGAAATTGATGAATCTGAACCAATGGATTTTGAAGAAGGATCTGCGTTCTATGAAGaacattttctaaacaatGATACGGATTCGGAAGAAGATACGGATGACACTACAACAGATTTGGATAgttatgaaaatgagaaatcaaATGTTGTCACAATTGGAACTGAAAGTGATGCCACTCAGGAAGATAAGAAATTGGGGAG ACTTGCCGCTGGACTCAATCGAGCATTCAGTCGTTTGATGCCATTTTAG